The Pseudomonadota bacterium genome contains a region encoding:
- a CDS encoding acyl-CoA thioesterase produces the protein MGGQPVVHRSECRVLYGDTDSGGVVYYGNYLRFFESGRTEILRANCTSYRELEEKGYILPVVECHTRYKASARYDDLLIVETSVQDVKKMSCRFNHRITRADDGQFLVKGYTIHACVDLQGKLTRFPEYFYRKLLEISAADQA, from the coding sequence TGCCGTGTTCTCTACGGCGATACCGATTCCGGCGGGGTGGTCTACTACGGCAACTACCTGCGTTTTTTTGAATCGGGCAGAACCGAGATCCTGCGCGCCAACTGTACCTCCTATCGCGAGCTGGAGGAGAAGGGCTATATCCTGCCGGTGGTCGAGTGCCACACCCGGTACAAGGCCTCGGCCCGCTACGACGATCTGCTGATCGTTGAGACCTCGGTCCAGGATGTGAAGAAGATGTCCTGCCGGTTCAATCACCGGATCACGAGGGCTGATGACGGCCAGTTCCTGGTGAAAGGGTATACCATCCACGCCTGTGTTGATCTGCAGGGCAAGCTCACCAGGTTCCCGGAATATTTTTACCGCAAACTCCTGGAAATATCCGCGGCGGACCAGGCCTGA